The nucleotide window ACGATGGTCACCGCCGCATCATAGGCAGTGAACAGACTTATCAGCTGTTCACGCATCTGCCGGGTGATGTTGGTAGCATTCCAAACAAAGGAACGACCTTTACGGAGGTACTCCCTGGCCTGTTCTTTAGCCGCCTGAATCACAGTACCATTGCCGCTTTTGTCGGTGGGACTTATTTTCATAGTCCTGCGGATATCATCCAGGGAGATGACCGGCCATTGCCGGTAATTCCTTTGCACCCAGGTATCCTTTCCTGCGCCGGGCAAGCCACTCATCATGATCACCTGTGTATTGGGCTGCTGATAAGGCACATAGTCCGGTGATGTTTCTTCCTTCATCAGGTAGTACATCCGTGCAGCAGCATTCTCAAATGCCCGGGGCACGCCCCAGCATTCATTTTCCCGGCACAGCTCCTCGAAGCAGTCCAGCCGGTACAACAGGTCAGCCTGATCCTCACAGATGCGGCCCAATGCATCGGCCCGGGCCAGCAGTGCCAGCAGACGCGTGTTGACTTCCAGACTGGCCGTGATCACCGCTTTCTGCGGATCTTTTTTATCAAAGACCCAGAGCGGCAGCCCATGGTAGCGTACCAGTTTCGCGATCTCCTCACGGATAGGAAAAGGTGTAGACACCTCCCGATACAGGATCTGCCGGGCACGCATCTCCCCTTTCCGTGCATGGCCGGCAGAAGTGATACTGCCATCCGGTGCACATACAGTGGTGGAATATTTTTCCACGTCATGCAGCAATGCCGCGGCCCACAGGATCTCCTGCTGCTGTAGCGGCAGCTCCTGGTATGCGGGCAACTGCTGCAATGCTTCCAGCACCATCTGCGTATGTACGGCAACGTTACCTTCCGCATGATGCCGTGCATCCTGGGGCACGGAAGCCATCACTCCTACCCATTCGTATTTTTTTTCCAGGTAAGCCCAGTCTTTATTATCTGTAATCTGCCACATAATTACCTCCTTCATAATTTAACCTGGCCCTGCGCCAGTGGCGGGTCCAGTGCTGATCTGTTTTTACATGCCCTTTACGGACATATTTAAATACGTTGCGGGAAAATTCACTCACGGCATAACCTGCAGCATTACGCGACACGAGGCCTTCCATAATAGTCGGTTCACCAGTAAACGCATCATACGGATCAAAGGCACCACGGCCAGACACCAGCGACAGCGTATCCTGTTCAAACTCCTGGCGTATAGCCGGCGGCGTTACCACCTTCACTACCGGTACCACCGGCAAATCCAGCATGGCCGCATAAAAGCAGGTCTCTTCCCAGCTCAGCCAACGATCATGTTCCCGGACACCAAACACATAAAAATGATGGTCCAGGTTTTTATATTCTATAGAATGCACCGCGTACAGGTTTTCCAGGAAGATCTCCAGATCACCCAGCTCATTTTTAATACTTTGCCAGTAGCGGCGTATGCTCTCAGTCCATGCAGAGGTAGTGGGTGCGGCATGTGAACGCGCAAACACTCCATGCCGGGAGAGACAGTTATTTTCTCCGTCCAGTTTTTCCGTATGTATCAACTGCGGGATATTTACCAGATGCTCCCAATAGTCGTGCTGGATGCGGTCATCGCTGGTAGTGCCCGGTGAAAACGGATAATGATAGGTACGGCCATATTTTTGGGAAATCGCCATAATCAATTACGAATTTCGAATTACGGATTATGAATGATGGATGAATGAACCATCAGTAAGTTGAGTGTTTGTAACCGTAATTTTTATGAAAAAATAAAATCACAGGCCTGTTCCGGGATGGAACGGCGAAGGAAACATATTAATATGCCTGTGAGATTACATGGCACAAAGGTTTATCTGTTTTATGAATGAGGCGCAAAGATAATAAACTTTTTTAATCCTCTTGCCATCCATCCTGTTCTTTCGGGCGTCATACGCTATAATTCTTTATATTGGCTTCAAGACAATCAACAAATCTATCATCATGAGAAAAATACTTCTTTGCGCCGCCGCGGCTGCAGCCATAATTGCCTGTAACAACGGCAACAGCTCCCAGGGCGGTGGTAAGGCAGACAGTGTGCTCAACAACGCATTTACTGCTTATACACAACATTTTATCGATCAGTTATGGAAAGAAAACCCCGATTGGGCCACTAATGTAGGTTATCACAAATACGACTCTGTACTGATTGTGCCCGACAGTGCTGCTCAACAAGCCAGCCTGGCTTTTGCGCAACAGCACCTGGATTCTCTCAAGTCCTATGAACTCAGCAAACTGTCTGATGCCAACCAGATAGACTATCAGCTGATAGAAAACTATCTGAAATCCGTACAATGGAATATTAAAGAACAGAAACACAACGAGTGGGACCCTTCCACTTTTAATGTGAGCCAGACTTTCGCTTTTATACTCAATGAAAACTATGAGCCGCTGGAATCCCGTCTGCGCAGCTTTTCAGCCAGATTGGGCAATGTGCCGGCCTACTATGAAGCTGCCAAAAAACAGATCAAGGACCCTGTACCGGAGCTGACTTCACTGGCGGTAGATCAGAACAACGGTGGCCTGTCTGTTTTCGAAAAAGATTTCGTAGACTCTTTACAGAAAACCAGTTTCAGCGCCGATGAAAAGAAAAACATGATTGCCCGTGCACAAACCGCCACCAAGGCTATCAAGGACTATGCTGTCTGGCTCAAGGCACTGAAGCCTGCTAATCCTCGCAGCTTCCGCCTGGGACAACCCCTGTACGATCAGAAATTCAACTTCGATATTCAATCTTCCTATACGGCATCTCAGATCTTTGATTCCGCTGTAGCCCGCAAAGCCTATGTGCATAAAGAAATGGCCCGTATCAGCCGCGAACTGTGGCCTAAATATTTCGGCAGCAAGCCGATGCCTTCCGACTCACTGGAACTGATAGGACGTATGATTGACACCCTGTCCGTAAAACATGTGAAGCCAGAAGAATTCCAGGCAGCTATTGAAAAACAGCTCCCTACACTGATCGCTTTCATCAAGGAAAAAGACCTGCTGTATATCGATCCCAAGAAACCGCTGGTCGTACGTAAAGAACCAGCTTACATGGCCGGTGTGGCTGGCGCCTCCATCAGCGCTCCCGGCCCGTACGACAAAGGTGGCAATACCTACTACAATGTTGGCAGCCTGGAAGGATGGCCTAAAGAAAAAGCAGAAAGTTACCTGCGGGAATACAATCAGTACATC belongs to Chitinophaga sp. HK235 and includes:
- a CDS encoding AAA family ATPase translates to MKEVIMWQITDNKDWAYLEKKYEWVGVMASVPQDARHHAEGNVAVHTQMVLEALQQLPAYQELPLQQQEILWAAALLHDVEKYSTTVCAPDGSITSAGHARKGEMRARQILYREVSTPFPIREEIAKLVRYHGLPLWVFDKKDPQKAVITASLEVNTRLLALLARADALGRICEDQADLLYRLDCFEELCRENECWGVPRAFENAAARMYYLMKEETSPDYVPYQQPNTQVIMMSGLPGAGKDTWVQRNYRQWPVISLDDIRRTMKISPTDKSGNGTVIQAAKEQAREYLRKGRSFVWNATNITRQMREQLISLFTAYDAAVTIVYVEVPAARLLQQNTQREHIVPSAAMERLISKLEVPTLTEAHEVIYQVP
- a CDS encoding RNA ligase family protein, coding for MAISQKYGRTYHYPFSPGTTSDDRIQHDYWEHLVNIPQLIHTEKLDGENNCLSRHGVFARSHAAPTTSAWTESIRRYWQSIKNELGDLEIFLENLYAVHSIEYKNLDHHFYVFGVREHDRWLSWEETCFYAAMLDLPVVPVVKVVTPPAIRQEFEQDTLSLVSGRGAFDPYDAFTGEPTIMEGLVSRNAAGYAVSEFSRNVFKYVRKGHVKTDQHWTRHWRRARLNYEGGNYVADYR
- a CDS encoding DUF885 domain-containing protein, whose protein sequence is MRKILLCAAAAAAIIACNNGNSSQGGGKADSVLNNAFTAYTQHFIDQLWKENPDWATNVGYHKYDSVLIVPDSAAQQASLAFAQQHLDSLKSYELSKLSDANQIDYQLIENYLKSVQWNIKEQKHNEWDPSTFNVSQTFAFILNENYEPLESRLRSFSARLGNVPAYYEAAKKQIKDPVPELTSLAVDQNNGGLSVFEKDFVDSLQKTSFSADEKKNMIARAQTATKAIKDYAVWLKALKPANPRSFRLGQPLYDQKFNFDIQSSYTASQIFDSAVARKAYVHKEMARISRELWPKYFGSKPMPSDSLELIGRMIDTLSVKHVKPEEFQAAIEKQLPTLIAFIKEKDLLYIDPKKPLVVRKEPAYMAGVAGASISAPGPYDKGGNTYYNVGSLEGWPKEKAESYLREYNQYILQILDIHEAIPGHYTQLVYANQSPSLIKSLMSNGAMIEGWAVYTEQMMLENGYGNNEPEMWLMWYKWNLRAVCNTILDYSVHAKNMSREDAIHLLTKEAFQQQAEAEGKWKRVSVTSVQLTSYYTGYKEIIDLREAYKKKMGKDYSLKTFNEKFLSYGSAPVKYIRQLMLKQ